In Cystobacter ferrugineus, the following proteins share a genomic window:
- a CDS encoding S66 peptidase family protein, producing the protein MRWLKPLPLRPRDKVQIVAPAGPFDVQSFEKGLEVIGQRYTPTYRPDLYDAWRYLAGSDARRAKELSGALSDTSSRAIFCARGGYGSMRLLPSLPLKDLAPSALVGFSDMTSLHAVLQAAGRVSIHGPVVTHLGVQPPSVQEYLFRLLESPEPPPPLRGTTLFVPGVVEGPLLGGNLSVFSRLLGTPYLPPLDGAILLLEDVGEKPYRLDRMWTHLRLAGVFERVRGIVLGQFTDCENKDAPYSSADVLRSLAEETGLPCAAGFPIGHDTPNYPVALGTHVRLDAGAALLTFLEGAVQA; encoded by the coding sequence GTGCGTTGGCTCAAACCCCTTCCGCTGCGTCCTCGCGACAAAGTCCAGATCGTCGCCCCCGCGGGCCCCTTCGACGTCCAGTCCTTCGAGAAGGGTCTGGAGGTGATCGGACAGCGCTACACGCCCACCTACCGGCCGGATCTCTATGACGCGTGGCGCTACCTCGCCGGGAGCGATGCCCGGCGGGCCAAGGAGCTGTCCGGGGCGCTCTCCGACACCTCGTCCCGCGCCATCTTCTGTGCCCGGGGTGGCTACGGCTCCATGCGCCTGTTGCCGTCGCTGCCCCTCAAGGACCTCGCCCCCTCCGCCCTGGTGGGCTTCTCCGACATGACGTCCCTGCACGCGGTGCTCCAGGCCGCGGGACGCGTCTCCATCCACGGGCCCGTCGTCACCCACCTCGGGGTCCAGCCTCCCTCCGTCCAGGAGTACCTCTTCCGTCTCCTCGAGTCCCCCGAGCCTCCGCCGCCCCTGCGGGGCACGACCCTGTTCGTTCCGGGCGTCGTCGAGGGGCCACTGCTCGGGGGCAATCTCTCCGTCTTCTCGCGGCTGCTGGGCACGCCCTATCTGCCGCCGCTCGACGGCGCCATCCTCCTGCTCGAGGACGTGGGCGAGAAGCCCTACCGGCTCGACCGGATGTGGACGCACTTGAGGCTCGCGGGCGTCTTCGAGCGCGTGCGCGGCATCGTGCTCGGCCAGTTCACCGACTGCGAGAACAAGGACGCGCCCTACAGCTCCGCGGATGTCCTGCGTTCGCTCGCCGAGGAGACGGGACTGCCGTGCGCGGCGGGCTTCCCCATCGGCCACGACACGCCCAACTATCCCGTCGCCCTGGGCACCCACGTGCGCTTGGACGCCGGCGCCGCCCTCCTCACCTTCCTCGAGGGCGCGGTCCAGGCATGA
- a CDS encoding cyclic nucleotide-binding domain-containing protein, translated as MEKLAVVSSSPLFEMLSSTELAHLAELSERRRYSAGELIFEEGERGDSLYLIARGEVELTRRDGGGVSRPLTVLGAPGFFGEMSLIDLEDRSATVRARTDTELLRLTTEHLATFRQQHRDGFTFVVLNIARILSARVREANARLSARQG; from the coding sequence ATGGAGAAGCTGGCCGTCGTATCGTCATCGCCGTTGTTCGAGATGCTCTCCAGCACGGAACTCGCCCACCTGGCCGAGCTGTCCGAGCGGCGGCGCTACTCCGCCGGAGAACTCATCTTCGAGGAGGGCGAGCGCGGAGACAGCCTCTACCTCATCGCCCGGGGAGAAGTGGAACTGACGCGGCGCGATGGCGGCGGCGTTTCCCGGCCCCTCACGGTGCTCGGCGCACCGGGCTTCTTCGGGGAGATGAGCCTCATCGATCTCGAGGACCGCTCCGCCACCGTGCGGGCACGCACGGACACGGAGCTGTTGCGGCTCACCACCGAGCACCTGGCCACCTTCCGGCAGCAGCACCGCGACGGCTTCACCTTCGTCGTGCTCAACATCGCGCGCATCCTGTCGGCCCGGGTGCGCGAGGCCAATGCCCGGCTGTCCGCCCGTCAGGGCTGA
- a CDS encoding RsmB/NOP family class I SAM-dependent RNA methyltransferase, which translates to MALEGLAPLVTGSLSQVFSGQPVERVLDRTLRAHRHLSRDQRQVLAEALFNVSLWRRRLGFHLGIPDAPGSSLLYAFLHLLAGLPSDVAARLAEVGTPPPPLVLDAPPSLALRCSLPDWLADHFAREWGPAAEDFCSHLNVPGPITLRVNRLRTDRDSLQARLRAEGVETRPGLLSPLALHVVGPRPNLYGLASLREGLFEVQDEGSQLLGLLVEPRPGETVLDLCAGAGGKTLQLGAAMENQGRLLAYDPDAGRLDRLLQRCARAGVSNVHVLRAPPEGLLMDRVLVDAPCSELGPLRRGPDLRFRLAPSSLSELPRVQREILDRARPLVRPGGRLVYATCTVNRAENEELVLGFLRDAPEFRLVPAEGSGALPGSCARDGFWVCAPHLHGCDAFFAAVLERTER; encoded by the coding sequence TTGGCCCTCGAAGGACTCGCCCCCCTGGTCACCGGTTCCCTCTCCCAGGTCTTCTCGGGCCAGCCCGTGGAACGCGTCCTCGACCGCACCCTCCGCGCCCATCGCCACCTCTCGCGCGACCAGCGCCAGGTCCTCGCCGAGGCCCTCTTCAATGTCTCCCTGTGGCGGCGCCGGCTCGGTTTCCACCTCGGTATCCCGGACGCCCCCGGGTCCTCCCTCCTCTATGCCTTCTTGCACCTGCTCGCGGGCCTTCCGTCCGACGTGGCCGCGCGGCTCGCCGAGGTTGGCACGCCGCCCCCACCCCTCGTCCTGGACGCGCCTCCATCCCTTGCCCTGCGTTGCTCGCTCCCCGACTGGCTCGCCGACCACTTCGCCCGGGAGTGGGGCCCCGCGGCCGAGGACTTCTGCTCCCATCTCAATGTCCCCGGTCCCATCACCCTCCGGGTCAACCGCCTGCGCACCGACCGCGACTCCCTCCAGGCCCGGCTGCGCGCCGAGGGCGTCGAGACCCGGCCCGGTCTCCTCAGCCCCCTGGCGCTCCATGTCGTCGGCCCCCGGCCCAACCTCTATGGGCTCGCCTCCCTGCGCGAGGGCCTCTTCGAGGTGCAAGACGAGGGCAGTCAGCTCCTGGGGCTGCTCGTCGAGCCCCGCCCCGGGGAGACCGTGCTCGATCTGTGCGCGGGGGCGGGGGGCAAGACGCTCCAGCTCGGCGCCGCCATGGAGAACCAGGGCCGACTGCTGGCGTATGACCCGGATGCCGGGCGGCTCGACCGCCTCCTGCAGCGCTGTGCCCGGGCGGGTGTCTCGAATGTCCACGTGCTGCGCGCTCCCCCCGAAGGACTGCTCATGGACCGGGTGCTGGTGGATGCCCCGTGCTCGGAGCTGGGCCCCCTGCGGCGTGGACCGGATCTGCGCTTCCGTCTCGCTCCCTCCTCCCTGTCCGAGCTGCCCCGGGTCCAGCGGGAGATCCTCGACCGGGCCCGCCCGCTCGTGCGCCCGGGAGGCCGCCTCGTCTACGCGACCTGTACCGTCAACCGCGCGGAGAACGAGGAACTGGTGCTCGGGTTCCTGCGGGATGCCCCCGAGTTCCGGCTCGTGCCGGCGGAGGGGTCCGGCGCGCTGCCCGGCTCGTGCGCCCGGGACGGCTTCTGGGTCTGCGCGCCACACCTGCACGGCTGCGATGCCTTCTTCGCGGCCGTGCTGGAGCGGACGGAGCGGTAG
- the mpl gene encoding UDP-N-acetylmuramate:L-alanyl-gamma-D-glutamyl-meso-diaminopimelate ligase, whose product MADDNGNVLDTLSPGAVRRIHLIGVAGTGMGSFAGMLKAAGYDVTGSDENVYPPMSDMLRAWGIQALTPYKPENLDVARPDLVIVGNVIRRVNPEATAVRERRLPQMSFPAALGSLFLEHSHSVVVAGTHGKTTTSSLMAHVLVEAGRDPSFLVGGVTQNYAGNYRVGKGAHFVVEGDEYDTVYWDKGSKFLHYRPKTAILTSVEFDHADIFRDLPHYEATFDKFVRLIPKDGRLVVCAAYPNAVKLARACPGEVITYVAREGAEADYTPRNVRFGAEGARFEVVERGSVLGTALVTLSGMHNVENTLSVIAAARGLGLSFEEICRGLATFQGVKRRQEVRAEVGGILVVDDFAHHPTAVRETIAAIRHRYPERRLWAIFEPRSNTSRRNIHQEDYAHAFTGAARASLKVPERHDKVPSGEELDVPRVIEALKAQGIAADSTVDVPSLVERVARESQPGDVLLVMSNGAFGGFIDKLLAALRARMGEG is encoded by the coding sequence ATGGCTGACGACAACGGCAACGTCCTCGACACCCTCTCTCCCGGCGCGGTGCGCCGCATCCACCTCATCGGCGTGGCCGGCACGGGCATGGGCTCGTTCGCGGGCATGCTCAAGGCCGCGGGCTACGACGTCACCGGCAGCGACGAGAACGTCTACCCGCCCATGAGCGACATGCTGCGCGCCTGGGGCATCCAGGCGCTCACGCCCTACAAGCCGGAGAACCTCGACGTGGCCCGGCCGGACCTCGTCATCGTCGGCAACGTCATCCGCCGGGTGAACCCCGAGGCCACCGCCGTGCGCGAGCGCCGCCTGCCGCAGATGAGCTTCCCGGCCGCGCTGGGCTCGCTCTTCCTGGAGCACTCGCACTCGGTGGTGGTGGCGGGCACCCACGGCAAGACGACCACGTCCTCGCTGATGGCCCACGTCCTGGTGGAGGCGGGGAGGGACCCGTCCTTCCTCGTGGGCGGCGTCACCCAGAACTACGCGGGCAACTACCGGGTGGGCAAGGGCGCGCACTTCGTCGTCGAGGGCGACGAGTACGACACCGTCTACTGGGACAAGGGCTCCAAGTTCCTGCACTACCGGCCCAAGACGGCCATCCTCACGAGCGTGGAGTTCGACCACGCGGACATCTTCCGCGACCTGCCGCACTACGAGGCCACCTTCGACAAGTTCGTCCGGCTCATTCCCAAGGATGGCCGGCTGGTGGTGTGCGCCGCGTACCCCAACGCGGTGAAGCTCGCGCGGGCGTGCCCGGGTGAGGTCATCACCTATGTGGCCCGCGAGGGCGCCGAGGCCGACTACACCCCGCGCAACGTGCGCTTCGGCGCCGAGGGCGCGCGCTTCGAGGTGGTGGAGCGGGGCAGCGTGCTGGGCACCGCTCTGGTGACGCTCTCCGGCATGCACAACGTGGAGAACACGCTGAGCGTCATCGCCGCGGCGCGGGGGCTGGGCCTGTCGTTCGAGGAGATCTGCCGGGGGCTCGCCACCTTCCAGGGCGTGAAGCGCCGGCAGGAGGTGCGCGCGGAGGTGGGCGGCATCCTCGTGGTGGACGACTTCGCGCACCACCCCACGGCGGTGCGCGAGACGATCGCCGCCATCCGCCACCGCTACCCGGAGCGCCGGTTGTGGGCCATCTTCGAGCCCCGCTCGAACACGAGCCGCCGCAACATCCACCAGGAGGACTACGCCCACGCCTTCACCGGCGCCGCGCGCGCGAGCCTCAAGGTGCCCGAGCGCCATGACAAGGTGCCCTCGGGCGAGGAGCTGGACGTGCCCCGCGTCATCGAGGCGCTCAAGGCCCAGGGCATCGCCGCCGACTCCACGGTGGACGTGCCCTCGCTCGTGGAGCGCGTGGCGCGCGAGTCCCAGCCCGGCGACGTGTTGCTCGTCATGAGCAACGGCGCCTTCGGGGGCTTCATCGACAAGCTGCTCGCCGCGCTGCGCGCCCGGATGGGGGAGGGCTAG
- a CDS encoding inositol monophosphatase family protein — translation MSDESPAALRRIAEEGARLAGRLLAERFHGQRTIEYKGGIDLVTDADRAAEAAVLGFIRQHYPHHAVLAEESGATGGSGIRWIVDPLDGTTNYAHQVPHFCVSVGVEGPDGLLAGAIYDPMLEELFSAARGQGATLNGRALKVSGCTEFSRALLCTGFPYDVHHKPEGPLGMLRRFIVRAQGMRRTGSAALDLAYVAAGRFDGYFEFGLKPWDEAAGALLVAEAGGVVVRIDGEPHRVGYGDVLACAPGLAPQFIAESKGFLADIGWSPRAFQP, via the coding sequence ATGTCCGATGAGTCTCCGGCCGCGCTGCGCCGTATCGCCGAGGAAGGTGCCCGCCTGGCGGGCCGCCTGCTCGCCGAGCGTTTCCATGGCCAGCGCACCATCGAATACAAGGGGGGCATCGATCTGGTCACCGACGCGGACCGCGCGGCGGAGGCGGCGGTGCTCGGCTTCATCCGCCAGCACTACCCGCACCACGCGGTGCTGGCCGAGGAGAGCGGCGCCACGGGGGGCTCGGGCATCCGGTGGATCGTGGATCCGCTGGATGGCACCACCAACTACGCGCACCAGGTGCCGCACTTCTGCGTGAGCGTGGGGGTGGAGGGGCCGGACGGGCTGCTCGCGGGCGCCATCTACGATCCGATGCTCGAGGAGCTCTTCTCCGCGGCGCGGGGGCAGGGGGCGACGCTCAACGGACGCGCGTTGAAGGTCTCGGGGTGCACGGAGTTCTCGCGCGCCCTGTTGTGCACGGGTTTTCCCTATGACGTGCACCACAAGCCCGAGGGGCCACTGGGGATGTTGCGGCGCTTCATCGTCCGGGCGCAGGGCATGCGGCGCACGGGCAGCGCCGCGTTGGACCTGGCGTACGTGGCGGCGGGGCGCTTCGACGGCTACTTCGAGTTCGGCCTCAAGCCCTGGGACGAGGCGGCGGGAGCGCTGCTCGTGGCGGAGGCGGGTGGGGTGGTGGTGCGCATCGACGGGGAGCCGCACCGGGTGGGCTACGGAGACGTGCTCGCGTGCGCGCCGGGTCTGGCTCCGCAGTTCATCGCCGAGAGCAAGGGCTTCCTCGCGGACATCGGCTGGAGCCCTCGCGCGTTTCAGCCCTGA
- a CDS encoding helix-turn-helix domain-containing protein → MDEKLQRLLGEAARAARLWLGLTQAEVAKKVGLKSGVYGQVERGMMLGVLTRRRMCETLGISPRTCSCSWVPKPTRAITPALRPGPVRTRTSRSPPLGAQLKAGPCASSSAEHHARISIPTRTPSWSKSSTTSGPV, encoded by the coding sequence ATGGACGAGAAGCTGCAACGCCTCCTGGGTGAAGCGGCCCGGGCTGCTCGCCTGTGGCTCGGGCTCACGCAGGCGGAGGTGGCCAAGAAGGTGGGCTTGAAGTCCGGCGTCTACGGACAGGTCGAGCGCGGGATGATGCTCGGCGTGCTCACGCGGCGGCGCATGTGCGAGACCCTGGGCATCTCTCCTCGGACGTGCTCCTGTTCTTGGGTGCCCAAGCCCACGAGGGCGATAACACCGGCCCTCCGCCCGGGGCCGGTGAGAACCCGGACCAGTAGAAGCCCACCACTGGGTGCTCAGCTCAAAGCGGGACCATGCGCGTCATCATCGGCAGAGCATCACGCCAGGATCTCGATTCCGACCAGGACTCCATCCTGGTCGAAGTCGAGCACCACATCAGGGCCCGTGTAG
- a CDS encoding serine hydrolase domain-containing protein, whose product MSSHPIAQLQQVLDEAVTLGIFPSAQAVVLHKGVQVFGGVAGPVTGDTRFDLASLTKVLSTTALFLRLWTEGKVGPETPVARFFPGSPVGDAGATVADLLYHRSGLPPFVPFFAEALTSTPELLDPACSAATRARVRDEVLQAAARTPLAAPWRTRTAYSDVGFILLGEILARVGGAPLDILFSRHVAGPLGLGARYQRLTDFPTDGLVAPTGATRPREPAPGQETMWGELPSRPAVLGEVDDDNAWVMDGVSGHAGLFGTAVDVARFGQAILAGCAGDAAIAPGPLWFRALATDPLLPGSTRSMGFDSPSEGLSSAGHFIGDTPPGAVGHLGFTGTSLWVDLRRSLVVALITNRVAHGRKEVRIRDFRPIFHDLVVDSLGLDDLTPKAHG is encoded by the coding sequence ATGAGCTCGCACCCCATCGCCCAGCTCCAGCAGGTGCTCGACGAGGCCGTCACGCTCGGCATCTTCCCGTCCGCCCAGGCCGTGGTGTTGCACAAGGGCGTCCAGGTCTTCGGCGGGGTGGCGGGGCCCGTCACGGGCGACACGCGCTTCGATCTGGCGTCCCTCACCAAGGTGCTCAGCACCACGGCGCTCTTCCTGCGGCTGTGGACCGAGGGCAAGGTGGGGCCCGAGACGCCCGTGGCGCGCTTCTTCCCCGGCTCGCCCGTGGGGGATGCCGGCGCCACCGTGGCGGACCTGCTCTACCACCGCTCGGGGCTGCCCCCCTTCGTGCCCTTCTTCGCCGAGGCGCTCACCTCCACCCCCGAGCTGTTGGACCCCGCCTGTTCCGCCGCCACGCGCGCCCGGGTCCGGGACGAGGTCCTCCAGGCCGCCGCGCGCACGCCGCTCGCGGCCCCGTGGCGCACCCGCACCGCCTACAGCGACGTGGGCTTCATCCTCCTCGGGGAGATCCTCGCCCGGGTGGGGGGAGCGCCGCTGGACATCCTCTTCTCACGCCATGTCGCCGGGCCGCTCGGGCTCGGCGCGCGCTACCAGCGGCTCACGGACTTCCCCACCGATGGTCTCGTCGCGCCCACGGGCGCCACCCGTCCGCGCGAGCCCGCTCCCGGCCAGGAAACCATGTGGGGCGAGCTCCCGTCCCGGCCCGCCGTCCTCGGCGAGGTGGATGATGACAACGCGTGGGTGATGGACGGCGTGAGCGGCCATGCGGGCCTCTTCGGCACCGCGGTGGACGTGGCGCGTTTCGGTCAGGCCATCCTCGCCGGGTGCGCGGGGGACGCGGCGATTGCCCCCGGGCCGCTCTGGTTCCGCGCGCTGGCCACGGATCCGCTCCTGCCGGGCAGCACGCGCTCCATGGGCTTCGACTCCCCCTCCGAGGGCCTGTCCAGCGCGGGCCACTTCATCGGCGACACGCCTCCGGGCGCGGTGGGCCACCTGGGCTTCACCGGCACCAGTCTCTGGGTGGACCTGCGCCGCTCGCTCGTGGTGGCGCTCATCACCAACCGCGTGGCGCATGGCCGCAAGGAAGTGCGCATCCGCGACTTCCGCCCCATTTTTCATGACCTCGTCGTGGATTCCCTCGGGCTCGACGACCTCACCCCGAAAGCACATGGCTGA
- a CDS encoding TlpA family protein disulfide reductase produces MRSIRLLLASLALSGCVSAMPPLTESQLRTSQAGLGGGEPLEFTVKRHPGGEPYSLSEDRGSVVLIDVWATWCEPCRDALPLYQELAKHYGARGLKVYALNVDEDVRAVPPFLEATKVVLPVLLDAQAAVADKVLRVRGLPTMLLVDRKGHVRYMHEGFAEEYLMKYQNEIEELLSEQ; encoded by the coding sequence ATGCGTTCCATCCGACTCCTGTTGGCCTCGCTCGCCTTGTCTGGCTGTGTCTCCGCGATGCCGCCGCTCACCGAGTCCCAGCTCCGCACCTCTCAGGCGGGCCTGGGGGGAGGCGAGCCGTTGGAGTTCACCGTCAAGCGCCATCCCGGTGGTGAGCCCTATTCGCTCTCCGAGGATCGCGGGAGCGTGGTGCTCATCGACGTGTGGGCGACCTGGTGTGAGCCCTGCCGCGATGCGCTTCCCCTGTACCAGGAGCTGGCGAAGCACTATGGCGCGCGGGGCCTGAAGGTCTACGCGCTCAACGTGGACGAGGACGTGCGCGCCGTGCCGCCCTTCCTGGAGGCGACGAAGGTGGTGCTGCCCGTGCTCCTCGACGCGCAGGCGGCGGTGGCGGACAAGGTGCTGCGCGTGCGCGGCCTGCCGACCATGCTGCTGGTCGATCGCAAGGGGCACGTGCGCTACATGCACGAGGGCTTCGCCGAGGAGTACCTCATGAAGTACCAGAACGAGATCGAGGAGTTGCTGTCCGAGCAGTGA
- a CDS encoding TIR domain-containing protein, whose product MQFAGSKDDLVGIIKGAGIKGAWSEEGDKCVFRSENGAVVNWWPSSKKKTLLVQGDAADATKLTKVLSSAGVAGSDSTPALPRTELPADPKKSKVFVVHGHDETARDQLELVLRRLGLDPFVLQNTSGKGLTIIEALEAEIHSEDGPQFGIVLLTPDDVGRSKKTDPKDELPRARQNVVLEMGMLLSRLGRPKVAILKKGHLEIPSDAGGILYVGFNDHVRETVPKLTQRLIDAGFKLKPENITAASS is encoded by the coding sequence GTGCAGTTCGCTGGCTCGAAGGACGATTTGGTCGGGATCATCAAGGGCGCTGGCATCAAGGGGGCTTGGAGCGAAGAGGGAGACAAGTGCGTCTTCCGTAGCGAGAACGGCGCTGTCGTCAACTGGTGGCCGAGCAGCAAGAAGAAGACGCTGCTGGTTCAGGGCGATGCGGCAGACGCGACCAAGCTGACGAAGGTGCTATCCAGCGCTGGCGTTGCGGGCTCAGATTCCACGCCTGCTCTGCCTAGAACCGAGCTTCCCGCCGATCCGAAGAAGTCGAAGGTATTCGTCGTCCACGGCCATGATGAGACCGCCAGGGATCAGCTCGAACTTGTCCTACGCCGCCTGGGACTCGACCCGTTCGTCCTTCAGAACACCTCCGGCAAGGGCCTGACGATCATTGAGGCCCTGGAGGCGGAGATTCATTCAGAGGATGGACCGCAGTTCGGCATCGTCTTGCTCACCCCCGACGATGTGGGGCGGTCGAAAAAGACCGACCCGAAAGACGAGCTGCCGCGAGCCCGTCAGAACGTGGTGCTCGAAATGGGAATGCTGCTCTCTCGCTTGGGGCGGCCCAAGGTCGCTATCCTGAAGAAGGGGCACCTGGAAATCCCGTCAGACGCCGGGGGTATCCTCTACGTAGGTTTCAACGACCACGTCCGCGAGACCGTCCCCAAGCTTACTCAGCGGCTGATCGATGCTGGTTTCAAGCTGAAGCCGGAGAACATCACGGCCGCATCCTCCTGA
- the mglA gene encoding gliding-motility regulator Ras-like GTPase MglA, with product MSFINYSSREINCKIVYYGPGLCGKTTNLQYIYNKTAAETKGKLISLSTETDRTLFFDFLPLSLGEIRGFKTRFHLYTVPGQVFYDASRKLILKGVDGVVFVADSQVERMEANMESLENLRINLAEQGYDLNKIPSVMQYNKRDLPNAVSMEEMHKTLNARNIPEYQAVAPTGVGVFDTLKAVAKLVLTELKKGG from the coding sequence ATGTCCTTCATCAACTACTCGTCTCGCGAAATCAACTGCAAGATCGTCTACTACGGTCCCGGGTTGTGCGGGAAGACGACGAACCTGCAGTACATCTACAACAAGACCGCCGCGGAGACGAAGGGCAAGCTCATCTCGCTCTCCACGGAGACGGACCGCACGCTCTTCTTCGACTTCCTGCCACTGTCGCTCGGGGAGATCCGCGGCTTCAAGACGCGCTTCCACCTGTACACGGTGCCCGGTCAGGTCTTCTACGACGCCAGCCGCAAGCTCATCCTCAAGGGCGTGGACGGCGTGGTGTTCGTGGCCGACAGCCAGGTCGAGCGCATGGAAGCCAACATGGAATCGTTGGAGAACCTGCGCATCAACCTGGCCGAGCAGGGCTACGACCTGAACAAGATCCCCTCCGTCATGCAGTACAACAAGCGCGACCTGCCCAACGCGGTCTCGATGGAGGAGATGCACAAGACGCTCAACGCGCGGAACATCCCCGAGTACCAGGCGGTGGCTCCCACGGGCGTGGGCGTCTTCGACACGCTCAAGGCCGTGGCCAAGCTGGTGCTCACGGAGCTCAAGAAGGGCGGCTAG
- a CDS encoding DUF2283 domain-containing protein: MGQTDSKKKLGHFELRVSEDDQDVAYLRLPSHPGETCKMSKSIRLAELMGSYTGPDVVLDFDQDGVLVGIEILA, from the coding sequence ATGGGGCAGACGGATTCCAAGAAGAAGCTCGGGCACTTCGAACTGCGAGTCTCCGAAGACGATCAGGACGTGGCCTATTTGCGTCTCCCAAGTCACCCCGGTGAGACCTGCAAGATGTCGAAGTCGATCAGGCTGGCCGAACTCATGGGTTCCTACACGGGCCCTGATGTGGTGCTCGACTTCGACCAGGATGGAGTCCTGGTCGGAATCGAGATCCTGGCGTGA
- a CDS encoding tyrosine-type recombinase/integrase, which translates to MGESTGKSQGYAETWEGGFIRHDSKGRKVYVIRRMINGRSYKVSTRATTLRAAMEQLKRFEADPEHYNPAGSAHEAPIYLDAPLAGEFLAYSRDVDKNSPTWVKKQQGYLAWWADQLKGRDLRKATLLDDILPALEGAKARGHRIAVLKRVYSWLRKVKHVLSVAEDPTFGRLTVPQAKPEQWKRNKAIPREHYLLAREHLAPHWRDGMDVQAGTGWHVSELVRFARMGSVEPYRGEAEEIAGVLVCPQSKSGEPLRTAVSAEVLEAGKRLLERGSFSFEKYGLAIKGACNAAIIPPFTPGRFRHSVATWAIEKGADPASVAAFLNHKSPSTTRRFYATHAVPTKVPTLR; encoded by the coding sequence ATGGGCGAGAGCACGGGCAAGAGCCAGGGCTACGCGGAGACGTGGGAAGGCGGGTTCATCCGCCACGACTCGAAGGGCCGCAAGGTCTACGTCATCCGCCGGATGATCAACGGGCGGAGCTACAAGGTCAGCACACGGGCGACCACGCTCCGGGCAGCCATGGAGCAGCTCAAGCGGTTCGAGGCCGACCCGGAGCACTACAACCCGGCGGGCTCGGCGCACGAGGCGCCCATCTACCTCGACGCGCCGCTCGCTGGGGAATTCCTCGCCTACTCGCGCGACGTGGACAAGAACAGCCCCACCTGGGTGAAGAAGCAGCAGGGCTACCTCGCGTGGTGGGCCGACCAACTCAAGGGCCGCGACCTGCGGAAGGCCACACTCCTCGATGACATCCTCCCCGCCTTGGAGGGAGCGAAGGCCCGGGGGCATCGGATCGCGGTCCTCAAGCGCGTCTACTCCTGGTTGCGCAAGGTGAAGCACGTCCTCTCGGTAGCCGAGGATCCGACCTTCGGGCGGCTCACCGTGCCCCAGGCTAAGCCCGAACAGTGGAAGCGGAACAAGGCGATTCCCCGGGAGCACTATCTCCTCGCCCGCGAGCACCTTGCGCCTCACTGGCGTGACGGGATGGATGTGCAGGCGGGCACCGGATGGCACGTCTCGGAGCTGGTGCGCTTCGCCAGGATGGGCAGCGTGGAGCCGTACCGGGGCGAGGCCGAGGAGATCGCGGGCGTGCTGGTGTGTCCCCAGAGCAAGAGCGGCGAGCCCTTGCGCACCGCCGTGTCCGCCGAGGTGCTGGAGGCCGGGAAGCGGCTGCTGGAGCGGGGCTCGTTCAGCTTCGAGAAGTACGGCTTGGCCATCAAGGGAGCCTGCAACGCGGCGATCATCCCGCCCTTCACCCCGGGACGGTTCCGGCACTCCGTCGCCACCTGGGCCATCGAGAAGGGCGCGGACCCGGCTTCGGTGGCGGCCTTCCTCAACCACAAGAGTCCGAGCACCACACGGCGCTTCTACGCGACGCACGCCGTCCCGACGAAGGTGCCCACCCTGCGCTGA
- the rnhA gene encoding ribonuclease HI — translation MQTRPYVEIYTDGACSPNPGWGGWAAILVSPQHNRHTKEITGAEQNTTNNRMELTAAIKGLQALKVPSRVRLTTDSTYVSKAFQEGWLENWKAKGWRTAARSPVQNADLWRELDQLSAIHEIEWQWVRGHANHPENARADELAVAAREALRRDVEGQGAAEIRR, via the coding sequence GTGCAGACGCGCCCATATGTTGAAATCTACACGGACGGGGCTTGCTCCCCGAATCCCGGATGGGGCGGTTGGGCTGCGATCCTCGTCTCGCCCCAGCACAACCGGCACACGAAAGAGATCACGGGGGCGGAGCAGAACACGACGAACAACCGGATGGAGCTCACCGCCGCGATCAAGGGGCTACAGGCACTAAAGGTTCCCAGTCGTGTACGACTGACCACTGATTCGACGTATGTCAGCAAGGCCTTCCAGGAGGGCTGGTTGGAGAACTGGAAGGCGAAGGGCTGGAGAACGGCGGCGCGCAGCCCGGTCCAGAACGCGGACCTCTGGCGTGAACTCGACCAACTGTCAGCGATACATGAAATCGAGTGGCAATGGGTGCGTGGTCACGCCAACCACCCGGAGAACGCTCGCGCGGACGAGCTTGCAGTAGCCGCGCGCGAGGCGCTGCGCCGGGACGTTGAAGGTCAGGGAGCCGCAGAAATACGTCGATAA